One Sporohalobacter salinus genomic window carries:
- a CDS encoding DUF362 domain-containing protein encodes MNRIYNLYGCKPKEMVCRILEEMDLNLNSELTVGLKPNLILDKKSDSGATTDPELVAGVIEYLQKQGINDILILEGSWVGAKTTCAFEVCGYNDLAQKYDVPLYDLKDDETQKYSSGNFEIEVCQKPMAVDYLINLPVLKAHCQTKITCALKNLKGCLPDLEKRRFHKLGLHQPIAHLNQILNSDLIIVDGIVGDLTFEEGGNPVHMNRIITGKDSVLIDAYVARLLGFDTYEIDYIEIAERLGVGSADLNEAEIIEFNQSPDSSQVSEFVLEGSRKVDRIKEYIIEDQACSACLGSLIHALKRIDDKYGLVSKESVYIGQGFESKEVEGVGIGKCTRRAEESISGCPPDAKSIVDRLVEIWDLKDGR; translated from the coding sequence ATGAATAGAATTTATAATCTATATGGTTGTAAGCCAAAAGAGATGGTTTGTAGAATATTAGAAGAGATGGATTTAAATTTAAACTCTGAATTAACTGTAGGATTGAAGCCTAATTTAATTTTGGATAAGAAGAGTGATAGTGGTGCTACTACTGATCCCGAATTAGTAGCAGGAGTAATTGAGTATCTTCAGAAACAGGGGATTAATGATATTCTTATTTTAGAAGGTTCGTGGGTAGGTGCTAAAACTACGTGTGCTTTTGAAGTTTGTGGATATAATGATTTAGCTCAAAAATATGATGTTCCACTGTATGATTTAAAAGACGATGAAACCCAAAAGTATAGTAGTGGTAATTTTGAAATAGAGGTTTGCCAAAAACCAATGGCAGTTGATTATTTAATTAATCTGCCTGTACTTAAGGCCCACTGTCAGACTAAAATAACCTGTGCATTGAAGAATTTAAAGGGATGTCTACCAGATTTGGAGAAGCGTCGTTTTCATAAATTAGGTCTTCATCAACCGATTGCTCATTTAAATCAGATTTTGAATAGTGATTTAATAATAGTTGATGGGATTGTGGGGGATTTGACTTTTGAAGAAGGGGGGAATCCAGTACATATGAACCGAATCATAACTGGTAAAGATTCTGTATTGATTGATGCCTATGTAGCTCGATTACTAGGCTTTGATACCTATGAAATTGATTATATTGAGATTGCTGAAAGATTAGGAGTAGGTAGTGCTGACTTAAATGAAGCTGAAATAATTGAATTTAATCAATCACCAGATTCTTCCCAAGTATCAGAATTTGTTTTAGAAGGATCAAGAAAAGTTGATAGGATAAAAGAATACATTATTGAAGATCAAGCCTGTTCCGCTTGTTTGGGTAGCTTGATTCATGCTCTAAAGAGAATTGATGATAAGTATGGTTTGGTATCTAAAGAATCTGTCTATATTGGGCAAGGATTCGAAAGTAAGGAGGTTGAAGGAGTTGGTATCGGTAAATGTACTCGCCGAGCTGAAGAATCGATTTCTGGCTGTCCTCCGGATGCTAAAAGTATTGTTGATAGATTAGTTGAAATTTGGGATTTAAAAGATGGGAGGTAA
- a CDS encoding ABC transporter substrate-binding protein, with protein MKKVLTVGLILFLLTATSLTCMAKRKVRLNEVVHSIFYTPQYVALHKGFFKQEGLKIELSTAWGGDKAATAIMSDHADIALIGPEPSIYIYQQGAENYPVNFAQLTQKAGSFLLARNPMPNFTLKDLKGKKIIGNRPGGAPEMVMEYVLRHNGVEPFEDVQINTSLDFSANAPAFKNGLGDFVQLFEPKASKLEKMRAGHVVASFGELGGEVPYTAYMAREDYIINNPKVIQKFTNAIYRAQKWTYNHSAEEIAEVIRPSFSELEDDILIKVIKRYKAQNTWAHNPILEEAELDHWQDIIIEAGELERKVDYETIVNAKFAEESVKSIE; from the coding sequence ATGAAAAAAGTTTTAACTGTAGGATTAATATTGTTTTTATTGACAGCAACAAGCTTAACGTGTATGGCGAAAAGAAAAGTTAGACTTAATGAAGTTGTTCATTCTATTTTTTATACTCCCCAATATGTAGCACTGCATAAAGGTTTTTTTAAACAAGAAGGATTAAAGATTGAATTATCTACAGCCTGGGGGGGAGATAAAGCAGCTACTGCTATTATGTCAGATCATGCGGATATTGCTTTGATTGGCCCCGAACCATCCATTTACATTTATCAGCAGGGAGCAGAAAATTATCCTGTGAACTTTGCCCAGTTAACACAGAAGGCTGGTTCATTTCTTTTAGCTAGAAATCCGATGCCGAATTTTACATTAAAAGATCTAAAGGGTAAAAAGATTATTGGAAATCGCCCCGGTGGTGCTCCTGAAATGGTAATGGAGTATGTACTGCGCCATAATGGAGTTGAACCTTTTGAAGATGTTCAAATTAACACTAGCTTAGATTTTTCTGCTAATGCTCCTGCTTTCAAGAATGGTTTAGGAGATTTTGTACAGCTTTTTGAACCTAAAGCATCAAAATTAGAAAAGATGAGAGCAGGTCATGTAGTAGCATCTTTTGGTGAGTTAGGAGGAGAAGTTCCTTATACTGCTTATATGGCACGTGAAGATTATATTATTAATAATCCAAAAGTGATTCAAAAGTTTACTAATGCTATTTATCGGGCTCAAAAGTGGACGTATAATCATTCAGCTGAAGAGATAGCAGAGGTAATTAGGCCATCATTTTCAGAGTTAGAGGATGATATTTTAATTAAGGTGATTAAAAGATATAAAGCTCAGAATACATGGGCACATAATCCTATTTTAGAAGAAGCAGAATTGGATCATTGGCAAGATATAATTATAGAGGCTGGTGAGCTGGAAAGGAAAGTAGATTATGAAACAATAGTAAACGCTAAGTTTGCTGAAGAATCTGTTAAAAGCATTGAGTAA
- a CDS encoding protein-L-isoaspartate(D-aspartate) O-methyltransferase: MLFRDNNDHLENLDKERYQAIKREEMVDKQLRVRGISHEATLESMLTVPRHKFVSEDLCDLAYQDRALSIDKEQTISQPYIVALMTQALQPKPEDKLLEIGTGSGYAAAVLAEIVEEVYTVERYEELAHKAQARFDSLDYENINLRVSDGTKGWDEYAPFDGITVAAGAPVVPESLADQLVTEGRLVIPVGNKEGVQELVVLKKKSDGNLARESLGQVRFVPLIGEKGWNQD, encoded by the coding sequence ATGTTATTCCGAGATAATAATGATCATTTAGAAAACTTAGATAAAGAACGGTACCAAGCTATTAAACGAGAAGAGATGGTTGATAAGCAGTTGCGAGTTCGGGGAATTAGTCATGAGGCTACATTGGAGAGTATGCTTACTGTTCCCCGACATAAGTTTGTTTCTGAAGATTTATGTGATTTAGCTTATCAAGATCGTGCATTATCGATTGATAAAGAACAGACGATTAGTCAGCCTTATATTGTTGCTTTAATGACTCAAGCTTTACAACCTAAGCCAGAGGATAAATTATTAGAGATTGGTACTGGTTCAGGTTATGCAGCAGCAGTTTTGGCTGAAATCGTAGAGGAGGTTTATACAGTTGAACGATATGAGGAATTAGCTCATAAGGCTCAGGCTAGATTTGATTCTTTAGATTATGAGAATATAAATTTGCGAGTTAGTGATGGTACTAAAGGTTGGGATGAATATGCTCCTTTTGATGGTATTACTGTTGCTGCTGGTGCTCCAGTGGTACCTGAATCATTAGCAGATCAGTTAGTGACAGAAGGTCGATTAGTAATTCCAGTTGGAAACAAAGAAGGTGTGCAAGAATTGGTAGTTCTTAAAAAGAAATCAGATGGCAACTTGGCTCGAGAGAGTCTAGGACAAGTTCGATTTGTGCCTTTGATAGGAGAGAAAGGTTGGAACCAGGACTGA